The following are encoded together in the Vigna angularis cultivar LongXiaoDou No.4 chromosome 9, ASM1680809v1, whole genome shotgun sequence genome:
- the LOC108347136 gene encoding NDR1/HIN1-like protein 12: MDFLSPFHFFTISTTSTICSCHFYRTIFIYDTPNTHKHNLFNCISKTPHMAEMHIQHQEDHNHIPNPNHIPNNPNHNPNPTHYTHYRFPGKVPHHQVHNMDKATPSRFRPNAPKRQHCICITVFLLLLGIILLILWLAYHPSKPRFTVASAAVYGLNATTPPLISISMQFNVVIRNPNRRVSIYFDRLSAYVSYRNQPITPHVMLPPLFLDKHSALSLSPEIGGVPVPASEEVTNGLVMDESYGVVGVKLVLYGRLRWKAGDINSAHYGLYVKCDVLMGLKKGIMGQVPLLGSPVCDVNT, from the coding sequence ATGGATTTCCTTTCACCTTTTCACTTCTTCACTATTTCCACAACCTCCACCATTTGTAGCTGCCACTTCTACAGAACCATCTTCATATATGATACACCTAACACTCACAAACACAACCTCTTTAATTGCATATCAAAGACTCCTCACATGGCAGAAATGCATATACAGCATCAAGAAGACCACAACCATATCCCTAACCCTAACCATATCCCTAATAACCCTAACCATAATCCTAACCCTACCCATTACACACACTACCGTTTCCCTGGCAAAGTTCCTCACCATCAAGTCCACAACATGGACAAAGCTACACCTTCACGCTTCAGACCCAATGCACCCAAACGTCAACACTGCATTTGCATCACCGTTTTCCTCCTCTTACTTGGCATCATACTCCTCATCCTCTGGCTCGCCTACCACCCTTCCAAGCCGCGTTTCACGGTGGCCAGCGCCGCTGTCTACGGCCTCAACGCCACAACGCCGCCACTCATATCCATCTCCATGCAATTCAACGTCGTAATAAGAAACCCTAACAGGCGTGTCTCCATTTACTTCGACAGGCTCTCGGCCTACGTTTCCTACCGAAACCAACCCATCACGCCACATGTCATGCTTCCACCGCTCTTCCTGGATAAGCACAGCGCATTGTCGCTGTCGCCAGAGATCGGAGGCGTGCCGGTGCCCGCGTCGGAGGAGGTCACGAATGGATTGGTGATGGACGAGAGTTATGGGGTGGTGGGTGTGAAACTTGTGTTGTATGGAAGGTTGAGGTGGAAAGCTGGTGACATAAACTCAGCACACTATGGATTGTATGTGAAGTGTGATGTGTTGATGGGTCTGAAGAAAGGTATTATGGGTCAGGTTCCTCTCCTTGGATCTCCAGTTTGCGACGTGAACACATGA